A single Heteronotia binoei isolate CCM8104 ecotype False Entrance Well unplaced genomic scaffold, APGP_CSIRO_Hbin_v1 ptg000807l, whole genome shotgun sequence DNA region contains:
- the LOC132590801 gene encoding large ribosomal subunit protein uL10 gives MPREDRATWKSNYFLKIIQLLDDYPKCFIVGADNVGSKQMQQIRMSLRGKAVVLMGKNTMMRKAIRGHLENNPALEKLLPHIRGNVGFVFTKEDLTEIRDMLLANKVPAAARAGAIAPCDVTVPAQNTGLGPEKTSFFQALGITTKISRGTIEILSDVQLIKTGDKVGASEATLLNMLNISPFSFGLVIQQVFDNGSIYNPEVLDITEEALHKRFLEGVRNVASVCLQIGYPTVASVPHSIINGYKRVLAVAVETDYSFPLAEKVKAFLADPSAFVAAAPVAAETAAPAAAAPAKEEVKEESEESDEDMGFGLFD, from the exons ATGCCCAGGGAAGACCGAGCCACGTGGAAGTCCAACTACTTCCTTAAGATTATC CAACTCTTGGATGATTATCCAAAATGTTTCATCGTGGGAGCAGACAACGTTGGTTCCAAACAAATGCAACAAATCCGTATGTCTTTGCGTGGGAAGGCTGTCGTCCTGATGGGGAAGAACACCATGATGCGCAAGGCTATCCGAGGACACCTGGAAAACAATCCTGCTCTGGAGAA GCTTCTTCCTCATATTCGTGGCAACGTGGGGTTTGTGTTCACAAAGGAGGATCTGACGGAAATCCGGGACATGTTGTTGGCCAATAAG gtgCCAGCTGCTGCTCGTGCTGGTGCTATTGCGCCTTGTGATGTTACTGTGCCAGCCCAGAACACAGGGCTGGGTCCTGAGAAGACCTCCTTCTTCCAAGCTTTGGGCATCACCACCAAGATCTCCAGGGGCACCATTGAAATCCTG AGTGATGTGCAGCTGATCAAGACTGGAGACAAAGTGGGTGCCAGTGAAGCCACACTGCTGAACATGTTGAACATCTCACCCTTCTCCTTTGGGCTCGTCATCCAGCAGGTGTTTGACAATGGCAGCATTTACAACCCTGAAGTTTTGGACATCACTGAGGAGGCCTTACACAAGCGTTTCCTGGAA GGTGTCCGTAATGTTGCCAGTGTCTGCCTGCAAATTGGCTACCCAACTGTTGCTTCTGTGCCCCACTCCATCATCAATGGGTACAAACGAGTCTTGGCTGTGGCTGTGGAAACTGATTACTCTTTCCCATTGGCTGAAAAG GTGAAGGCCTTCCTGGCTGATCCTTCAGCTTTTGTGGCGGCTGCCCCAGTGGCAGCTGAGACTGCTGCTCCTGCTGCAGCAGCCCCAGCCAAGGAAGAAGTGAAAGAAGAATCTGAAGAGTCTGATGAAGACATGGGATTTGGTCTATTTGACTAA